Proteins co-encoded in one Cytophaga hutchinsonii ATCC 33406 genomic window:
- a CDS encoding TIGR03643 family protein, which produces MNYISESMESSILRHYSPNNDPNVNVSSRTTREISLALTPEAIDRIIEMAWEDRTTFDAIQFQFGLNEAAVKTLMKKQLKLSSYRLWRKRVNNCNMKHAAKRINGIDRFKSTLQRNITHNKISKR; this is translated from the coding sequence ATGAATTACATTAGTGAATCCATGGAAAGCAGCATTTTAAGACATTATTCCCCGAACAATGATCCAAACGTTAATGTTTCTTCCCGTACAACCAGGGAAATATCGTTGGCTCTTACCCCGGAAGCAATTGACCGGATCATCGAGATGGCCTGGGAAGACAGGACTACCTTTGATGCCATACAATTTCAGTTTGGATTGAATGAGGCTGCTGTGAAGACACTGATGAAAAAACAATTAAAATTAAGTAGCTACCGGCTCTGGAGAAAGCGGGTAAATAATTGTAACATGAAGCATGCCGCTAAACGGATAAATGGAATCGACAGGTTTAAATCTACATTACAAAGAAACATCACGCACAATAAAATATCTAAACGATGA
- the folE gene encoding GTP cyclohydrolase I FolE has product MEKRIVESDPLRNTPESFNTLSVDEIGDDHLFKGIATPMLPQAFLKTDEEKIASIAGHFKAIMETLGLDLSDDSLAGTPQRVAKMYVQEIFSGLDERNKPKIALFENKYRYGQMLVEKNITFYSNCEHHFVPIFGKVHVAYISSGKVIGLSKLNRIVNYFAKRPQVQERLTMQIAGEMESVLNTKDIAVLIDAKHLCVSSRGIKDDNSATITAYYGGRFSDDAVKNEFLNYLNLNTTYV; this is encoded by the coding sequence ATGGAAAAAAGAATTGTTGAATCGGACCCGTTACGCAATACCCCTGAAAGTTTTAATACCTTATCTGTTGATGAAATCGGTGATGACCATCTTTTTAAGGGGATCGCCACCCCAATGCTGCCACAGGCATTTTTAAAAACAGATGAGGAAAAAATAGCATCTATCGCAGGACATTTTAAAGCCATTATGGAAACATTGGGCCTCGATCTCAGTGACGATAGTCTTGCAGGTACTCCTCAGCGCGTAGCTAAAATGTATGTGCAGGAAATCTTTAGCGGACTGGATGAGCGGAATAAGCCTAAGATTGCTTTATTTGAGAACAAATACAGATACGGACAGATGCTTGTGGAAAAAAATATAACCTTTTACAGCAACTGCGAGCATCACTTTGTTCCTATTTTTGGCAAAGTACATGTTGCATATATTTCATCCGGTAAAGTAATCGGTCTTTCCAAGCTGAATCGGATCGTGAACTATTTTGCGAAGCGGCCTCAAGTGCAGGAACGTCTGACGATGCAGATTGCGGGTGAAATGGAGAGCGTACTCAACACAAAGGATATCGCAGTGCTTATTGATGCAAAGCATTTGTGTGTTTCATCCCGTGGAATTAAAGATGATAACTCTGCTACCATCACCGCGTATTACGGTGGCAGGTTTAGCGATGATGCCGTTAAGAATGAGTTTTTGAATTATTTGAATTTAAATACAACCTATGTGTAA
- a CDS encoding MerR family transcriptional regulator: protein MKPAAHYDIAQLERLVGVKAHTLRKWEERYQLISPERSAGNIRFYNDAQVIQLLNITLLLSEGFKISQIAAMSSATIRKHVQNIQQHSPESNSGKHTASLHQLLSATLTFDELLFEKTVDLAVKQLGMLRTVRELFYPFFYKIGWMWLSDEVSPAQEHFASNIIRRKLIVASDTLPRPKKKKTFILFLPPGEWHEISLLLADYLVRLKGFKSIYLGQNVPLQNMTKVIETTSPDFVLTLFLSRQNEQTAPDAIRHLAKTYKKPKFLVSSPYMTKDLAGEPKNIKILHSSEDFEKLLEKLT, encoded by the coding sequence ATGAAGCCAGCTGCGCATTATGATATAGCCCAATTGGAGCGATTGGTAGGAGTGAAGGCTCATACTCTTAGAAAATGGGAGGAACGGTATCAGCTGATTTCACCTGAACGCAGTGCCGGTAATATCCGCTTTTACAATGATGCACAAGTAATCCAACTTCTAAATATCACGCTGTTACTTTCCGAAGGTTTCAAAATATCGCAGATTGCAGCGATGTCTTCTGCAACTATCCGGAAACATGTACAAAACATTCAACAACATTCTCCTGAAAGCAATTCCGGCAAACATACAGCCAGCCTGCATCAATTGCTTTCAGCCACACTTACATTTGATGAGTTGCTTTTTGAAAAAACGGTTGACCTGGCGGTAAAGCAGCTTGGAATGCTCCGGACTGTGAGGGAACTTTTTTATCCATTTTTTTACAAGATCGGATGGATGTGGCTATCCGACGAGGTAAGTCCGGCACAGGAACATTTTGCCAGCAACATCATTCGTCGGAAGTTGATTGTTGCCAGTGATACGTTGCCGCGCCCTAAAAAAAAGAAGACTTTTATATTGTTTTTGCCGCCCGGCGAATGGCATGAAATCAGTCTGCTGCTGGCAGACTATCTGGTACGCCTTAAAGGCTTTAAAAGTATTTATCTTGGGCAGAATGTGCCTTTGCAAAATATGACAAAAGTAATAGAGACCACTTCACCTGACTTCGTCCTAACACTTTTTTTATCGCGTCAGAATGAGCAGACAGCTCCAGATGCGATCAGGCATCTGGCGAAGACATATAAAAAACCGAAGTTTCTTGTAAGCAGTCCTTATATGACAAAAGACTTAGCCGGAGAACCTAAAAACATTAAAATTCTACATTCTTCTGAAGACTTCGAGAAGTTATTGGAAAAGCTTACATAG
- a CDS encoding helix-turn-helix domain-containing protein: protein MKLYIKYMVSNCCKLMVKNEFNKLGIKISRIELGELEVKQKISLRQFDKIRSVLKKNGHELMEDKKSIQIEKVKAAIINTIHYSDELPEVKFSEYLSTKLECDYTYLSNLFSEVTGTTLQQFIIVHKIERAKELIIYNEMSLKEIAFKLHYSSLPHFSNQFKKITGLSPVFFKSLKKKKRIALEQLIENQKLK, encoded by the coding sequence ATGAAGTTGTACATAAAATACATGGTGAGCAATTGCTGCAAACTCATGGTAAAGAATGAATTCAATAAACTCGGCATTAAAATATCGCGCATAGAATTAGGAGAACTGGAAGTAAAGCAAAAAATATCGCTGCGTCAGTTCGATAAGATCAGAAGTGTCCTTAAAAAAAACGGGCACGAATTGATGGAAGATAAAAAATCCATTCAGATAGAAAAGGTTAAAGCGGCAATAATTAATACCATCCATTACTCAGATGAATTGCCCGAAGTAAAATTCTCCGAATACCTCAGTACTAAACTGGAATGTGATTATACGTACCTATCTAATTTATTTTCTGAAGTCACAGGCACTACTCTGCAACAATTTATTATTGTTCATAAAATTGAGCGGGCCAAAGAGCTGATCATTTATAATGAAATGAGCTTAAAAGAAATTGCGTTTAAACTACACTACAGCAGCCTTCCTCATTTCTCCAATCAGTTTAAAAAAATAACGGGGCTCTCGCCCGTCTTTTTCAAGTCTCTGAAAAAGAAAAAACGGATCGCATTAGAACAGTTAATTGAGAATCAAAAATTAAAATAA
- a CDS encoding acyl-CoA desaturase, translating into MAFIDVVLQRPSYGWMDENGNLVKPAGKQLFAEFCSRINIFKSRKNWIALAGWFWVLCLLPFLFLFLFTYFNWKLLFICIFYSMVVMGTHGTIWYHRYGTHRAFIFRNAFWRFITQNLVVKLIPEEIYIVSHHVHHSKSDQPGDPYNASAGFLYCFLADTNHQPIAKDLDEKNYARAAVLVKHTGIKINSYEQYQKWGSIADPGRTAALWIANWVCWYGIFYLIGGHALACALFSGALIWVIGVRTFNYNGHGKGTESHRDGLDFNRKDLSVNQYRPGLLAGEWHNNHHMYPGSARSGFLPYQIDFAWYYIYVLYKIGAVSSYHDSKKQFYENYYVPYKNASKKESVKDFVD; encoded by the coding sequence ATGGCGTTTATTGATGTAGTATTGCAGCGCCCTTCCTACGGATGGATGGATGAAAACGGAAATCTTGTAAAGCCTGCGGGCAAGCAATTGTTTGCAGAGTTCTGTTCAAGGATTAATATTTTTAAATCACGTAAGAACTGGATAGCATTGGCAGGATGGTTTTGGGTACTATGTTTATTGCCTTTTCTGTTTTTGTTTTTGTTTACCTATTTTAATTGGAAGCTGTTGTTCATTTGTATCTTCTACAGCATGGTAGTAATGGGTACCCACGGCACTATCTGGTACCATCGGTACGGTACACACCGTGCTTTTATTTTTCGCAACGCATTCTGGCGTTTCATTACCCAAAACCTGGTAGTTAAATTAATTCCGGAAGAGATTTACATTGTATCGCATCATGTACATCATTCTAAGTCGGATCAGCCCGGAGATCCGTACAATGCTTCCGCCGGGTTTTTATATTGTTTTTTAGCCGATACAAACCATCAGCCCATTGCAAAAGATCTGGATGAAAAAAACTATGCACGTGCAGCGGTACTTGTAAAACATACAGGCATAAAAATCAATTCGTATGAACAATATCAGAAATGGGGTTCAATTGCCGATCCGGGCCGCACGGCAGCGCTCTGGATCGCAAACTGGGTTTGCTGGTATGGTATATTTTATCTCATTGGAGGGCATGCACTTGCCTGTGCACTTTTTAGCGGCGCACTGATATGGGTAATAGGCGTTCGTACATTTAACTATAATGGCCACGGCAAAGGTACGGAAAGTCATAGGGATGGATTGGATTTTAATCGTAAAGACTTGTCTGTAAACCAATATCGCCCGGGCTTACTTGCTGGTGAGTGGCATAACAATCATCATATGTATCCGGGAAGTGCCCGCTCAGGTTTTTTACCGTATCAGATAGACTTTGCCTGGTACTACATTTATGTATTGTATAAGATAGGGGCAGTATCATCCTACCATGATTCTAAAAAACAGTTTTATGAAAACTACTATGTACCATATAAGAATGCCAGTAAAAAAGAATCAGTAAAGGATTTCGTTGACTGA
- a CDS encoding heavy metal translocating P-type ATPase: MNKDPYTNHADVSTNKKTAGQAADQHAHDEDDGHDHDAVNAEDSEHQSWMNYLPAIASFLLLIAGIIADYQVTNFHRLDFFQEYFRFAYYLIPYLLIGGPVLKKAYRSVFRRDFFNEFMLMSIATLGAFYIKEYPEGVAVMLFYQIGELFQDAAVQRAKRSIKALLDIRPDEVSVLRNGKPEKVNPSEVSLGETIQIKPGEKIALDGDLLSEKASFNTAALTGESKPDNKYKGEPVLAGMINLNTLTEVKVTALFKDSKLSKILELVQDATAKKAKTQLFISRFARRYTPVMVFLAIAITAVPYFFVEQYVFNDWLYRALVFLVISCPCALVVSIPLGYFGGIGLASRNGILFKGSNYLDVMTGIDTVVMDKTGTLTKGVFKVQYVEPSNIEKDTLLRLTAALETHSTHPIAKAVVDYAAMKELPHAENVEEIAGHGLKGTVEGKQVLAGNLKLLSKFTIAFDEKIRNITDTIVVTAVDGKYAGYITIADEIKADALDAINALHGLGIKTVMLSGDKQAVVDAVAKTLGIDAAYGDLLPEGKVEKVQALRNEGRKIAFVGDGVNDAPVVALADAGIAMGGLGSDATIETADIVIQNDQPYKIFSAIRIGKLTKKIVWQNITLAFAVKVVVLILGAGGLATLWEAVFADVGVALLAILNAVRIQKIKL; the protein is encoded by the coding sequence ATGAATAAAGATCCTTATACGAATCATGCGGATGTTTCAACGAATAAAAAAACAGCCGGGCAAGCTGCCGATCAACATGCACATGATGAAGATGACGGGCACGACCATGATGCGGTAAACGCTGAAGATTCGGAGCATCAAAGCTGGATGAATTATCTTCCAGCTATCGCATCTTTTCTATTATTAATTGCAGGAATTATCGCCGATTATCAGGTAACTAACTTTCACAGATTGGATTTCTTCCAGGAATATTTCAGATTCGCTTATTACCTTATCCCCTATCTGCTTATCGGTGGGCCGGTGCTGAAAAAAGCCTATCGTTCTGTTTTTCGACGGGACTTCTTCAATGAGTTTATGCTGATGAGCATCGCTACGCTTGGTGCATTCTACATAAAAGAATATCCGGAGGGTGTAGCCGTCATGCTGTTTTACCAGATCGGTGAATTGTTCCAGGATGCTGCGGTACAAAGAGCCAAGCGCTCCATCAAAGCGTTGCTTGATATACGGCCGGACGAAGTAAGCGTGCTGCGTAATGGCAAGCCAGAAAAAGTAAACCCTTCTGAAGTAAGTCTTGGTGAAACCATTCAGATAAAACCGGGCGAAAAAATAGCCTTGGACGGAGATTTGCTCTCCGAAAAAGCTTCTTTTAATACGGCAGCACTTACAGGCGAGAGCAAGCCCGACAATAAGTACAAGGGCGAACCTGTATTAGCAGGAATGATCAATTTAAACACTTTGACAGAAGTAAAAGTAACTGCTCTTTTCAAAGACAGTAAGTTATCGAAGATCCTGGAACTTGTACAGGATGCCACTGCAAAGAAAGCAAAGACACAATTGTTCATTTCAAGATTCGCGCGCAGGTATACACCTGTAATGGTATTCCTGGCTATTGCCATTACGGCAGTACCCTACTTCTTTGTGGAGCAGTATGTTTTTAATGACTGGCTGTACCGCGCCCTGGTATTCCTTGTTATATCCTGCCCGTGCGCATTAGTGGTATCTATTCCATTGGGTTATTTCGGTGGCATTGGCCTGGCTTCCAGAAACGGGATCTTATTTAAAGGCTCTAACTATCTGGACGTAATGACCGGAATTGATACCGTTGTTATGGATAAGACAGGTACGCTGACAAAAGGTGTTTTCAAGGTTCAATACGTAGAGCCGAGTAACATTGAAAAAGATACTCTTTTACGGTTGACCGCTGCACTGGAAACACATTCCACCCACCCCATTGCCAAAGCTGTAGTGGATTATGCTGCTATGAAGGAATTACCCCATGCTGAAAACGTAGAGGAAATTGCCGGCCATGGATTGAAAGGTACAGTTGAAGGAAAACAAGTCTTAGCAGGAAATCTTAAATTGCTGAGTAAGTTTACTATTGCATTCGATGAAAAGATCAGGAACATCACGGATACCATCGTTGTAACGGCTGTAGATGGGAAGTATGCCGGTTATATAACCATTGCGGATGAAATTAAAGCAGATGCGTTAGATGCTATTAACGCGTTGCATGGACTAGGTATTAAAACAGTAATGCTTTCAGGTGATAAACAGGCAGTAGTTGATGCTGTGGCAAAGACATTAGGCATTGATGCTGCGTATGGCGATCTGCTGCCCGAAGGAAAAGTAGAAAAAGTACAGGCGCTAAGAAACGAAGGCAGGAAAATAGCATTTGTGGGTGATGGGGTAAACGATGCGCCGGTTGTAGCCCTGGCTGATGCAGGCATAGCCATGGGCGGTTTAGGATCGGACGCCACCATTGAAACAGCGGATATTGTGATTCAAAACGACCAGCCTTACAAAATATTCTCGGCCATCAGAATCGGAAAGCTTACAAAGAAAATTGTCTGGCAAAATATAACGCTTGCTTTCGCAGTTAAAGTAGTTGTTCTGATACTTGGTGCGGGCGGTTTGGCTACGCTTTGGGAAGCTGTCTTTGCGGATGTTGGCGTGGCACTGCTGGCCATTTTAAACGCGGTGCGCATTCAAAAAATAAAACTCTAA
- a CDS encoding PPC domain-containing DNA-binding protein: protein MRTCTSTLFMLLLGLAFFQSCQLPADAPSNPSTKDSTGLKQSPHARAPEYRSATASPDTGNAPGMKVKLLSTAGDVKTYAVIFSTGDEVVSGLTEFAHTYKVKSGHYQGIGDALHVEAGWFDYHRKEFLVIPLDTVEITSFTGDIAWYNGKPVAHTHVSASLKDGSVKGGHLLKLIVGPTLEVMVTVEPTPLYKRLNESFNAAVIDPEITKDSGK, encoded by the coding sequence ATGAGAACATGTACATCAACCCTTTTTATGCTGTTGCTTGGGCTGGCTTTTTTCCAGAGCTGTCAGCTGCCCGCTGATGCACCATCCAACCCTTCAACGAAAGACAGTACAGGTTTGAAACAATCCCCTCACGCGCGCGCTCCGGAATACCGTTCTGCCACCGCATCTCCTGACACAGGAAACGCACCGGGCATGAAGGTTAAATTACTCAGCACTGCGGGTGATGTAAAAACATACGCGGTTATTTTTTCAACCGGCGATGAGGTCGTATCCGGACTAACGGAATTTGCACACACCTACAAAGTAAAAAGCGGACACTACCAGGGCATTGGCGATGCGCTCCATGTAGAAGCGGGCTGGTTTGATTATCACCGTAAAGAGTTTTTAGTGATTCCGCTGGATACGGTTGAAATAACCTCTTTCACCGGAGACATTGCCTGGTATAATGGCAAACCCGTTGCCCATACGCATGTCAGCGCATCGTTGAAAGATGGCTCCGTGAAAGGCGGACATTTACTGAAACTGATCGTTGGGCCAACGCTTGAAGTAATGGTTACCGTTGAACCCACTCCCCTATACAAGCGTTTAAACGAATCTTTCAACGCAGCAGTTATTGACCCGGAGATAACAAAAGATAGTGGTAAGTAA